One segment of Ficedula albicollis isolate OC2 chromosome 2, FicAlb1.5, whole genome shotgun sequence DNA contains the following:
- the RIDA gene encoding ribonuclease UK114, producing the protein MASLVKKIISTTKAPALGPYSQAVLVDRTMYIAGQIGLEPSTGQLVSGGAKEEAKQALKNMGEILKAAGCDYGNVVKTTVLMADMKDYNDINDVYKQFFKANFPARAAYQVAALPRGARVEIEAIAIKGPLQDASA; encoded by the exons ATGGCTTCGCTCGTGAAGAAGATAATCAGCACTACTAAGGCCCCTGCACTGGGTCCTTACAG CCAAGCCGTGCTGGTGGACCGGACAATGTACATTGCAGGGCAGATAGGGCTGGAACCTTCCACTGGGCAGCTTGTCTCTGGAGGGGCAAAGGAGGAAGCCAAGCAG gCTCTAAAAAACATGGGAGAAATCCTGAAAGCTGCAGGCTGTGACTATGGCAATG TTGTGAAGACTACAGTTTTGATGGCAGACATGAAGGACTACAATGATATTAATGATGTTTACAAACAAT TTTTCAAGGCAAACTTCCCGGCCAGAGCAGCCTATCAAGTTGCTGCCTTGCCCAGA GGGGCCAGAGTTGAGATTGAAGCTATTGCCATTAAGGGACCTCTCCAAGATGCTTCAGCATGA
- the POP1 gene encoding ribonucleases P/MRP protein subunit POP1 has product MSGAREKKRAKKMRNQPASVTLPAEPGPFAGGGSRACPPPGDAHSEQQQKFSNQSSGPSYRKDQYFSKGQSRGERGRGRGGWQGGHQSVSEEMPKYITVSTFAQARAAEIKAMLKAVSQKSSNSLVFQTLPRHMRRRAMSHNVKRLPRRLQEMAKKEAEKAVHQKKEQSKTKCRKARRRHVNLVAEFNHRQRKNIWLETHIWHAKRFHMIKKWGYCLGNSPTEKSYRACYRAMTKHCLLQDLSYYCCLELKGKENELLKQLARICSIDTGLTFQEVSCLSGRFEGCLNLYRADRYPEDMLGPVTFIWKPRDGSENRQLWIWVHPALKQDILRELKAIFQCSEPEEVCITEPVTTSIQEEKQVEVVMRLGNKRKKEDKEGEKAVPVKKIIGDGTRDPFQSYSWIAQTSGVAISDRSMEILRYRLIGPLSNSVLTETLKAASVQTEMADSETELNNWWVENCKDSAKVSLHQCQSAIFELLEGMSSPSDMPPGTILGLTVGDPRVNLPKKKTKAMPDFQKYQDNDKVRQLYLKGVPADCAHSFIWDHDICKNVTENKISEQDLNHMRAQLLVPGSHLDLGPCESKIPILLVQQPGKMAGEDRPGWGSGWDIYLPKGWGMAFWIPFIYRGVRVGGLQEALKHSEYQRIPHTPNDFPDCQAGMQFAKELETSLLEKFKRHPPAKRANYVKLGTLSPFICPWGQLTKNWEGRMKASGGFLCPSSPHSDCCTTEGQTLCDPKAEVVREASPETGEAEETMEVMSSEGALKTEDVTSTQDSGERDEMKTSDFIVLRSEKLLMQLSAWCYPTAGKDRRIRLISRLGQKEMAEDAFLPILTRYPRALIWVNLSLLRKGNPELHAMICIPTEDDLLQLSKDKLFCGPQEPKHRDIFKDKVQKQKEKKKKKKDNVKSLESDPAGILDEGATEDHEDLILGLWSDALPDVTSHCSRTVLGYVTRGDFSLAAGCGEALGFVSLTGLIYMLHNQPADKKGLVLLRTPASLQYRFARLTIEV; this is encoded by the exons ATGTCTGGGGCGCGGGAGAAGAAGCGAGCCAAGAAGATGAGGAACCAGCCGGCCAGCGTCACGCTGCCCGCGGAGCCGGGGCCCTTCGCCGGCGGCGGGAGCAGAGCCTGCCCGCCCCCAG GAGATGCCcattctgagcagcagcagaaattttcaAATCAGTCATCTGGGCCTTCTTACAGGAAAGACCAATATTTTTCAAAGGGGCAAAGTagaggagagagaggcagaggaagaggaggatggcAAGGAGGACACCAGAGTGTATCTGAGGAAATGCCAAAATATATAACAG tgtcTACCTTTGCTCAAGCTCGAGCTGCTGAGATCAAGGCCATGTTGAAAGCAGTTTCACAGAAGTCTTCCAACTCCCTGGTTTTCCAGACTCTCCCTAGGCACATGCGAAGGCGAGCAATGAGTCACAATGTTAAACGCCTGCCCAGGCGGCTCCAGGAGATGGCCAAGAAAGAG gcagaaaaagctGTACATCAGAAGAAAGAACAATCAAAGACTAAATGCCGCAAAGCTAGAAGACGCCACGTAAATTTGGTAGCAGAGTTTAATCACAGGCAAAGAAAGAATATTTGGCTGGAAACCCATATTTGGCATGCAAAGAGATTTCATATGATAAAGAAATGGGGATACTGTTTAGGAAACAGCCCTACAGAGAAGAGCTACAGGGCTTGTTACCGAGCCATGACAAAGCACTGCCTTCTTCAG GACTTATCGTATTATTGTTGCCTGGAGTTGAAGGGTAAAGAGAATGAGCTTCTGAAGCAACTTGCTCGAATATGTAGCATTGACACAG GATTGACATTTCAGGAGGTTTCTTGTCTGTCTGGAAGATTCGAGGGTTGCCTGAATCTTTACCGAGCAGATCGCTATCCTGAGGATATGCTTGGTCCTGTTACATTTATTTGGAAACCCAGGGATGGGTCTGAAAACAGACAGTTGTGGATCTGGGTGCATCCAGCTCTCAAGCAG GACATACTGAGGGagttaaaagcaatttttcagtgttcagaGCCTGAAGAAGTCTGTATTACTGAGCCTGTTACAACATCAattcaagaggaaaaacaagtgGAAGTTGTTATGAGGCTTGgcaataaaagaaagaaggaggataaagaaggagaaaaagctgtgcccgtgaaaaaaataattggtgATGGCACTAGAGATCCATTCCAGTCCTACTCTTGGATCGCACAGACTTCTGGCGTTGCAATCAG TGACAGAAGCATGGAGATTCTCAGATACCGACTGATCGGCCCATTATCGAACTCTGTCCTTACAGAGACACTGAAAGCAGCCTCTGTCCAAACA GAGATGGCAGATTCTGAGACAGAACTGAATAACTGGTGGGTAGAAAACTGCAAGGACTCTGCAAAAGTATCTCTTCATCAGTGTCAAAGTGCTATCTTTGAGCTATTGGAAG gaatgaGCTCACCATCAGATATGCCACCAGGTACAATACTTGGCCTCACTGTTGGAGATCCTCGAGTTAATTTGccaaaaaagaagacaaaagccATGCCAGACTTTCAAAAATACCAAG aTAATGATAAAGTTAGGCAGCTGTACCTGAAGGGTGTACCTGCAGACTGTGCTCACAGCTTTATCTGGGACCATGACATCTGTAAGAAcgtcactgaaaataaaatctcagagCAG GATTTAAACCATATGAGAGCTCAGTTACTGGTACCTGGATCACACCTTGATTTGGGTCCTTGTGAATCTAAGATTCCCATACTGTTGGTGCAGCAGCCGGGGAAAATGGCTGGAGAAGATCGACCAGGATGGGGGAGTGGCTGGGATATCTATCTCCCAAAGGGCTGGGGCATGGCTTTCTGGATCCCTTTT ATATATCGAGGTGTACGAGTCGGTGGCTTGCAAGAGGCATTAAAACATTCTGAATACCAAAGGATACCTCACACTCCAAATGATTTCCCAGACTGCCAGGCAGGAATGCAGTTTGCCAAAGAACTGGAAACCAGTCTTCTTGAAAAATTCAAACG ACATCCACCTGCAAAAAGGGCAAATTATGTCAAGCTGGGCACTCTGTCTCCTTTCATCTGTCCTTGGGGGCAGCTGACCAAAAACTGGGAAGGAAGAATGAAAGCTTCAGGAGGATTTTTATGTCCTTCTTCCCCACACTCTGACTGCTGCACAACTGAAGGGCAGACCCTTTGTGACCCCAAAGCAGAAGTGGTCAGAGAAGCTTCCCCTGAGACTGGTGAGGCAGAGGAGACCATGGAAGTAATGAGTTCTGAAGGTGCCCTAAAGACAGAGGATGTTACAAGCACCCAAGATTCTGGTGAGAGAGATGAAATGAAGACAAGTGACTTTATTGTTCTCAG GAGTGAGAAACTACTAATGCAGTTATCAGCCTGGTGTTATCCCACTGCTGGGAAAGATCGGCGAATCCGCCTTATTTCTCGACTGGGACAGAAGGAAATGGCTGAAGATGCTTTTTTGCCAATCTTGACGAGATACCCAAGGGCTCTCATCTGGGTCAACTTGTCACTCTTGAGAAAGGGGAACCCTGAATTACATGCCATGATTTGCATCCCAACAGAAGATGACTTGCTGCAGCTAAGCAAAGACAAACTCTTCTGTGGTCCACAAGAACCCAAACATCGTGACATATTCAAGGACAAGGTacagaagcaaaaagagaagaagaagaagaaaaaggataatGTGAAGTCTCTAGAGAGTGACCCTGCAGGCATTCTGGATGAAGGAGCAACTGAGGACCATGAAGACCTCATTCTTGGTCTTTGGTCAGATGCTCTCCCAGATGTTacttcccactgctccaggaCTGTCTTGGGGTATGTCACTCGAGGGGATTTTTCCttggctgcaggctgtggagaAGCACTGGGTTTTGTTAGCTTGACTGGGTTAATTTATATGTTACACAACCAGCCAGCAGATAAAAAAGGGCTTGTTTTGTTAAGGACTCCAGCATCTTTACAGTACAGATTTGCAAGACTTACTATTGAGGTTTAA